Proteins from a single region of Streptococcus mitis:
- a CDS encoding exodeoxyribonuclease VII small subunit — protein sequence MSKQKKFEENLTELETIVQSLENGEIALEDAIAAFQKGMVLSKELQATLDKAEKTLVKVMQEDGTESDFE from the coding sequence ATGTCAAAACAAAAGAAATTTGAGGAAAATCTTACAGAACTAGAGACTATTGTCCAAAGTTTGGAAAATGGTGAAATTGCTCTCGAAGATGCGATTGCGGCCTTTCAAAAGGGTATGGTCTTGTCAAAAGAGCTCCAAGCGACGCTGGACAAGGCTGAAAAGACCTTGGTCAAGGTCATGCAAGAAGACGGAACAGAGAGTGATTTTGAATGA